One window from the genome of Malus domestica chromosome 01, GDT2T_hap1 encodes:
- the LOC103409376 gene encoding pentatricopeptide repeat-containing protein At4g39952, mitochondrial-like, translating to MFNLRHKSLHLFKHLPSSSSLPFSSLSASNYVNYHLDSFLSNQIPTFQHLSQSHALIITSANSNNIFICAKLISLYASLSKPTSSTKVFASVSPKDTFLWNSIIKTHFSNGGYSKALVFFFQMRASGFAPNQFTLPMVVSSCAELMVLDHGNNVHGLGKKLGLFAGNSAVGSSFVYMYSKCGRMEDASIMFDEITVRDVVCWTALIIGYVQNDESEKGLECLCEMHRIGGIGERPNFRTLEVGLQACGDLGALVEGRCLHGFVVKRGIGCSGAVKSLLLSMYSRCGRPEESYLSFCDIENKDVISWTSVIGVYARSGLMDGCLSLFWEMQDSDIFPDEIVVSCMLSGFRNSTNINEGKAFLGLVTRQNYASSQVVHSELLSMYCKFELLTLAEKLFSGMQHQNKESCNTMIYGYGKLGLRTKCIELFRKMRHQGIEADSNSLVSVVSSCFQMGTIHLGQSLHCFIIKVCMDENVSVANSLIDMYGKSGYLTIARRIFSVTQKDIITWNSLISSYTHNGHSFEAIDLYHKMIAENFMPNSATLVTVLSACSHLASLEEGIKVHCHIKERRIGNNLSLSTALVDMYAKCGELEKSRELFNSMEDRDVISWNVMISGYATHGHAESAIELFHEMEDSNVIPNELTFLALLSACNHSGLVEEGKYLFRKMQDLSLNPNLKHYACMVDILGRSGNLQEAEDLVLSMPISPDGGVWGSLLGACKIHNEIELGVRVARHAIKSDPENDGYYVMLSNLYGSIGKWEEAINVRKMMEEKGVGTTKGWSVV from the coding sequence ATGTTTAACCTCAGACACAAATCCCTCCACTTGTTCAAACAccttccctcctcctcctctcttccATTTTCTTCACTCTCCGCTTCTAATTACGTTAACTACCATCTCGATTCTTTCCTCTCCAACCAGATTCCAACCTTCCAGCATCTCTCTCAATCCCACGCTCTCATCATCACTTCTGCAAACTCAAACAACATCTTCATATGCGCAAAGCTCATCTCTCTCTACGCGTCTCTCTCCAAACCCACTTCTTCCACCAAAGTATTCGCTTCGGTTTCTCCCAAGGATACCTTTCTTTGGAACTCTATAATCAAAACCCATTTCTCCAATGGCGGCTACTCCAAAGCCCtcgttttctttttccaaatgcGGGCTTCTGGTTTTGCTCCTAACCAATTTACTCTTCCAATGGTGGTTTCCTCGTGCGCTGAGTTAATGGTGCTTGACCATGGCAACAATGTTCATGGGTTGGGTAAGAAGCTCGGGCTCTTCGCTGGTAATTCGGCGGTTGGCTCTTCTTTTGTGTATATGTATTCAAAGTGTGGTCGAATGGAGGATGCATCTATTATGTTTGATGAAATTACTGTGAGAGATGTGGTTTGTTGGACCGCGCTTATAATTGGGTATGTGCAGAATGATGAGAGTGAGAAGGGTTTGGAGTGTCTTTGTGAGATGCACAGGATCGGTGGCATTGGTGAGAGGCCAAATTTCAGAACGTTGGAAGTTGGTCTTCAAGCTTGTGGGGATCTGGGTGCTTTAGTAGAAGGTAGATGCTTGCATGGTTTTGTAGTAAAAAGGGGAATTGGGTGTTCTGGAGCTGTTAAATCTTTGCTTTTGTCCATGTATTCCAGATGCGGGAGACCTGAAGAATCTTATCTTTCGTTTTGTGACATAGAAAATAAAGATGTTATATCTTGGACGTCAGTTATCGGTGTTTATGCTAGATCTGGGTTAATGGATGGATGCTTAAGTTTGTTTTGGGAAATGCAGGAtagtgatattttcccagaTGAAATTGTTGTCAGTTGCATGCTTTCAGGTTTTCGAAATTCCACAAATATCAATGAAGGAAAGGCCTTCCTAGGATTAGTCACGAGGCAGAATTATGCATCGAGTCAGGTGGTTCATAGTGAACTACTGTCCATGTACTGCAAGTTTGAGTTGTTGACTCTTGCCGAGAAGCTCTTCAGCGGAATGCAGCACCAGAACAAAGAGTCTTGTAACACTATGATTTATGGCTATGGTAAGCTGGGACTGCGTACAAAATGCATAGAACTGTTTAGGAAGATGCGACATCAAGGCATTGAAGCTGATTCTAATAGCTTGGTATCTGTGGTTTCTTCGTGTTTCCAGATGGGAACAATCCATCTTGGCCAATCACTTCATTGCTTTATAATTAAGGTTTGTATGGATGAAAATGTCTCAGTAGCCAACTCACTCATAGACATGTATGGAAAAAGTGGTTATTTGACCATTGCAAGGAGAATTTTTTCTGTGACACAGAAGGATATTATAACATGGAACTCATTGATCTCATCGTACACTCACAATGGACATTCTTTCGAGGCCATAGACCTATATCATAAGATGATTGCAGAAAACTTCATGCCCAACTCAGCGACATTGGTAACAGTGCTTTCAGCTTGCTCTCATCTCGCATCTCTGGAAGAAGGAATAAAGGTTCATTGTCACATTAAGGAAAGACGTATTGGGAACAATTTATCCCTTTCAACTGCATTAgttgatatgtatgcaaaatgtgGGGAACTTGAGAAATCAAGAGAATTGTTCAACTCAATGGAAGATAGGGATGTTATTTCCTGGAATGTCATGATCTCAGGTTATGCAACACATGGACATGCAGAATCTGCAATAGAACTATTCCACGAGATGGAAGATTCAAATGTTATACCGAACGAACTCACCTTTCTTGCTCTTCTCTCAGCCTGTAATCATTCAGGGCTGGTTGAAGAAGGGAAATATCTGTTTCGTAAAATGCAAGATCTTTccctaaacccaaatttgaaGCACTATGCTTGTATGGTAGATATTCTTGGCAGGTCCGGTAATCTGCAAGAAGCTGAAGATTTGGTTCTGTCAATGCCCATATCTCCTGATGGTGGTGTGTGGGGATCATTATTAGGTGCCTGTAAGATTCACAATGAAATTGAGTTGGGCGTAAGGGTTGCAAGGCATGCCATAAAATCTGATCCAGAAAATGATGGCTACTATGTAATGCTTTCAAACTTGTATGGTTCTATTGGGAAATGGGAGGAGGCTATAAATGTGAGAAAAATGATGGAGGAAAAGGGCGTCGGAACGACAAAGGGTTGGAGTGTAGTCTAA